A region of Catharus ustulatus isolate bCatUst1 chromosome 9, bCatUst1.pri.v2, whole genome shotgun sequence DNA encodes the following proteins:
- the DARS2 gene encoding aspartate--tRNA ligase, mitochondrial, with protein MALPRLLVRALHRAAAAAAPAAPDFNSFVSRTNTCGELRSAHVGQKVTLYGWVQYQRQGLFLVLRDFHGLTQVIIPQDEGHSHVKELLSNAPVESVVRVTGTVSPRPLGQQNPKMPTGDIEVKAETAEILNSCKKLPFEIKDFIKKSEALRMQYRYLDLRSSRLQANLRLRSGVVMRMREYLCNLHGFVDVETPTLFKRTPGGAKEFLVPSREAGKFYSLPQSPQQFKQLLMIGGLDRYFQVARCYRDEGSRPDRQPEFTQIDIEMSFVDQAGIQRLIEGLLQHSWPEDRGSIVTPFPSMTYEEALAEYGTDKPDTRFGMKIVDISDVLRGSNIHFVQNALSYPHGSIRAICIPQGMRYLTNKDLESLKESAKSQFNQEIMEIICRPDGSLKSLLTKFLGEKKQSELIQALNMQEDDVVLLAAGEHKQVCSALGALRLLSADLLEAAGLTLRDPTAFHFLWVVDFPLFLPKAENPTELESAHHPFTAPHPSDASLLYSDPTKVRSQHYDLVLNGNEVGGGSIRIHSAEQQRFVLEKVLKEDSEVLSHLIEALEFGAPPHGGIALGLDRLISLIVDAPSIRDVIAFPKSFRGRDLMGNAPDYVTPEELEPYHIQVSWPLEEKEAKKN; from the exons ATGGCGCTGCCCCGGCTGCTGGTGCGGGCGCTGCACCGggcggccgctgccgccgcccccgcgGCTCCAG atttCAACAGTTTCGTCTCCCGGACCAACACATGTGGAGAGCTGCGTTCTGCTCATGTGGGACAGAAGGTGACCCTGTATGGATGGGTTCAATATCAAAG ACAAGGCCTGTTTCTGGTTTTGAGGGATTTCCACGGACTGACCCAGGTCATCATTCCTCAGGATGAG GGACATTCCCACGTGAAGGAGCTGCTGTCCAACGCCCCCGTGGAGTCTGTGGTGCGAGTGACCGGGACAGTGTCCCCTCGGCCCCTGGGGCAGCAGAATCCG AAAATGCCAACAGGAGATATTGAAGTGAAGGCAGAAACTGCAGAGATCCTAAACTCCTGCAAGAAGCTGCCTTTTGAAATCAAGGATTTTATCAAG AAGTCAGAGGCCCTGCGGATGCAGTACCGGTACCTGGACCTGCGCAGCTCCCGGCTGCAGGCCAACCTGCGCCTGCGCTCTGGCGTGGTGATGAGGATGCGCGAGTATCTCTGCAATCTGCACG GGTTCGTGGATGTAGAAACTCCAACTCTGTTTAAAAGAACCCCAGGG GGAGCCAAAGAATTCCTTGTGCCCTCAAGGGAAGCAGGCAAGTTCTACTCTCTGCCACAGAGTCCTCAGCAGTTCAAGCAGCTCCTCATGATTGGAGGTCTGGACAG GTACTTCCAGGTCGCTCGCTGCTACCGGGATGAGGGATCACGGCCTGACAGGCAGCCGGAATTCACCCAG ATAGATATAGAGATGTCGTTTGTAGATCAAGCTGGGATCCAGAGGCTCATAGAGGGCCTCCTGCAACATTCCTGGCCTGAGGACAGAGGCTCCATTGTAACTCCTTTCCCTTCCATGACATATGAGGAAGCACTGGCTGAGTATGGGACTGATAAGCCAGACACTCGCTTTGGGATGAAG ATTGTGGATATCAGTGATGTTTTACGAGGCTCTAACATTCACTTTGTGCAGAATGCCCTCAGTTACCCACATGGTTCCATCAGAGCCATTTGTATCCCTCAGGGAATG AGGTATCTTACAAATAAAGACTTGGAGTCATTGAAGGAGTCTGCAAAATCCCAGTTTAACCAG GAAATCATGGAAATTATCTGCAGACCTGATGGAAGCTTGAAGTCTCTGCTTACCAAGTTCCTTGGTGAGAAGAAGCAGTCAGAGCTTATCCAAGCTCTGAACATGCAGGAGGATGATGTGGtactgctggcagctggagaaCACAAGCAAGTG TGCTCTGCGTTAGGAGCCCTGCGGTTGTTGAGTGCCGACCTCctggaggcagctgggctgACACTCCGTGATCCCACAGCCTTTCACTTCCTCTGGGTGGTggatttcccccttttcctccccaagGCTGAGAATCCCACTGAACTGGAATCTGCTCATCACCCCTTCACTGCCCCTCATCCTTCAGATGCCAGCCTCCTGTATTCTGATCCCACAAAG GTCCGTAGCCAGCACTACGACCTTGTGCTCAATGGCAATGAGGTTGGAGGTGGCTCCATCAGAATTCACAGTGCAGAACAACAGCGTTTTGTGCTGGAGAAAGTGCTGAAG GAGGATTCCGAGGTGCTTTCCCATCTGATTGAGGCTTTGGAATTTGGAGCTCCACCTCACGGAGGAATTGCTTTAG GACTTGACAGGCTGATCTCTCTCATTGTTGATGCTCCAAGTATCCGGGACGTCATTGCCTTTCCAAAATCCTTCAGGGGACGAGACCTGATGGGCAATGCTCCAGACTATGTCACTCCAGAAGAACTAGAGCCATATCACATTCAGGTTTCCTGGCCTCTCGAAGaaaaagaggcaaagaaaaacTGA